Proteins from one Podarcis raffonei isolate rPodRaf1 chromosome 1, rPodRaf1.pri, whole genome shotgun sequence genomic window:
- the BUB1B gene encoding mitotic checkpoint serine/threonine-protein kinase BUB1 beta isoform X2, whose product MSSDGSEWELSKENVQPLRQGRVMATLQEALAQLDVSSHTAIQQQKREFESEIRFYNGDDPLDVWDRYIKWTEQTFPQGGKESNLSAVLERAVKALNEQQRYYQDPRYLSLWLKFGSCCSEPLDLYSYMYSQGIGKSLAQLYITWAEELEARGNYQKADLIFQDGLQFKAEPLDKLESHHRQFQARVSRQALQDLEDADGEEELGALASEPQRATLAELKGRGKKMVKAPISRVGNALKLPSQEQGLHNSSQQASHRPGFAIFDENRVVAPRAEVPALVPQPWVVPPAVKAKENELQAGPWNTGRRPRNNLDSATVSPAVVPSFTPYVEESAQQQTMTPCKIESSINCVLSTWKPGKEEDPLHRVQSHQQDGQEKKEKPMYCKEKVYAGVEEFSLEEIRAEIYRQKAKKRRDEELQALAQKKAELQRKIEELEKMGREQQGNDKQRSCAQQVVEQEPAGVSSDKAEAEILKHPLKERQLSLADDEAFVEECLSDVFSLKSNLDLVGNVPHEKSSSSDFEIPSAVNPLTFSIFVEESASENASTSLSTGPPVVRSRRVLAVRKHSESITAKENISPEKFAELNGIEPLNEDAILTSSHKNKTLCPNPEDTCDFVRAAHLASTPFHGITEQRNQLDDKLEDKPKEEHPESKPTSLSQQTILSENQYAEALSTKKLSPIMEASQEDTISSASSASSCSPTHISTIKFQQIPEKLELGHTSTDELVSDVENGYNYSPDRLWNAEQRKQLLQPLPDLLTKSPDFKLEAQPMPWMELGKEICIGGVKYSITQEHLISEGDKLFSAVATSCADEDSNTVLIKVHSEPLPWDFYITLQLQERLGTEFDQSFNANCSCFLYHNGCVTLHKGINDFTVQDMIHTLPQEAVTWIVNNLLEVVEKLHRVEIVHGNLHPRTLFLGDRLLSSLLTWLNLSVAFDGLDHKYVAILCAYFYKYPGDVGFQT is encoded by the exons ATGTCTTCGGATGGGAGTGAGTGGGAGCTGAGCAAGGAGAATGTGCAACCTCTTAGGCAAGGACGAGTGATGGCTACCCTACAGGAAGCTCTGGCTCAGCTGGATGTTTCCAGCCATACAGCCATCCAGCAGCAAAAGCG GGAATTTGAATCTGAAATTCGCTTTTATAATGGAGATGATCCACTGGATGTCTGGGACAG GTATATTAAATGGACAGAGCAAACCTTTCCTCAAGGTGGTAAAGAGAGCAACCTTTCTGCTGTTTTGGAGAGAGCTGTTAAAGCACTGAATGAGCAGCAGAGATATTACCAAGACCCCCGCTATCTCAGTCTCTGGCTTAAATTT GGTAGCTGTTGTAGTGAACCGCTGGACCTATATAGCTATATGTACAGCCAAGGTATAGGCAAATCCCTGGCACAACTCTACATCACTTGGGCCGAGGAACTTGAGGCAAGAGGGAATTACCAGAAAGCTGACTTGATATTCCAGGATGGGTTGCAGTTCAAAGCTGAGCCTTTAGATAAACTAGAGTCCCATCACAG GCAGTTCCAGGCCCGTGTGTCCCGACAGGCCTTGCAAGATCTAGAAGATGCTGATGGGGAAGAGGAGTTGGGTGCTCTTGCTTCTGAACCCCAAAGAGCTACACTGGCAGAActgaagggaagaggaaagaaaatgGTGAAAGCGCCAATCAGCCGTGTAGGAAATGCTTTGAAGC TTCCAAGCCAAGAACAGGGACTCCATAATTCATCTCAGCAAGCATCACATCGCCCAGGCTTTGCCATATTTGATGAGAACAGAGTTGTAGCTCCTAgagctgaggttcctgcacttGTACCACAGCCATGGGTTGTACCGCCAGCAGTAAAGGCTAAAGAGAATGAACTGCAGGCAGGACCTTGGAACACAGGCAGG CGTCCTCGGAACAATTTGGATTCTGCTACTGTCTCCCCTGCTGTAGTCCCCAGCTTTACTCCATATGTTGAAGAGTCTGCACAACAACAAACAAT GACTCCTTGTAAAATAGAGTCTAGCATAAACTGTGTACTAAGCACTTGGAagcctggaaaggaggaggatcCCCTACATCGTGTGCAAAGCCATCAACAGGATGGccaggagaagaaagaaaagccaaTGTATTGTAAAGAGAAAGTGTATGCTGGAGTGGAGGAGTTTTCCTTGGAGGAGATCAGAGCTGAAATCTACCGACAGAaagcaaaaaagagaagagaCG AGGAACTACAGGCCTTAGCACAGAAAAAAGCTGAGTTACAAAGGAAAATTGAGGAGTTGGAGAAGATGGGGAGAGAGCAGCAAGGAAATGATAAGCAGAGATCATGTGCACAG CAAGTAGTGGAGCAGGAGCCTGCAGGTGTGTCTTCTGACAAGGCAGAGGCTGAGATTCTGAAGCATCCTTTAAAGGAAAGGCAGCTCTCTCTGGCCGATGATGAAGCATTTGTTGAAgaatgcctttcagatgttttttcATTGAAAAG CAATCTTGATCTGGTTGGAAATGTTCCACACGAGAAATCAAGTTCTAGCG ATTTTGAGATTCCTTCTGCAGTGAATCCTTTGACATTTTCTATATTTGTTGAGGAATCTGCATCAGAAAATGCGAGTACCAG tCTTTCTACTGGCCCTCCAGTGGTACGTTCCAGACGAGTTCTTGCTGTTCGCAAACATTCAGAAAGTATAACTGCCAAGGAAAATATATCCCCTGAAAAATTT GCTGAACTCAATGGAATTGAACCGTTGAATGAAGATGCAATTCTCACAAGCTCGCATAAGAACAAAACCCTTTGCCCTAATCCTGAAGACACCTGTGACTTTGTTAGAGCTGCCCACCTGGCATCAACCCCTTTCCATGGGATAACAGAACAGAGAAATCAGCTTGATGACAAGCTTGAAGACAAACCAAAGGAAGAACATCCAGAATCTAAGCCTACATCTCTGAGCCAGCAGACAATTCTTAGTGAAAATCAGTACGCTGAGGCCCTCTCTACGAAGAAGCTGAG CCCAATTATGGAGGCAAGTCAGGAAGATACCATTTCTTCAGCATCTTCAGCGTCTTCATGTTCCCCTACACATATCTCCACCATTAAATTTCAACAAATCCCAGAGAAGCTGGAGTTGGGTCATACCTCAACTGATGAACTTGTCAGTGATGTTGAAAATGGCTATA ATTACTCTCCTGACAGGCTGTGGAATGCCGAGCAGCGCAAACAACTGTTGCAACCCCTTCCAGACTTGTTGACAAAGTCTCCTGACTTTAAATTGGAGGCTCAGCCTATGCCTTGGATGGAGCTAGGAAAAGAAATTTGTATTG GGGGTGTGAAATACTCTATCACTCAGGAGCATCTGATCAGTGAAGGTGACAAGCTGTTTTCTGCTGTAGCAACCAGCTGTGCAGATGAAGACTCAAATACAGTTTTGATAAAG GTGCATTCAGAACCTCTGCCATGGGACTTCTATATCACACTGCAACTCCAAGAGCGTCTAGGCACTGAGTTTGATCAGAGCTTTAATGCAAACTGCTCTTGTTTCTTATATCACAATGGCTGTGTGACTCTGCACAAGGGGATAAATGATTTTACTGTCCAG